From Deferrisoma camini S3R1, the proteins below share one genomic window:
- the nadB gene encoding L-aspartate oxidase, translating into MERFDFLVLGSGIGGLTFALEVAETGTVGVVTKKERGESNTNYAQGGIAAVLDPEDSFESHVADTLEAGAGLCHREVVERVVREAPEHIRRLARWGVEFTPAKRAGLAFDLGQEGGHSRRRIVHARDMTGREVEQALLRRARESGSIRFFENHFAVDLIRDSAGRCGGAHVLAADGRIVPFLAPVTCLATGGAGKVYLYTSNPDIASGDGLAMAYRAGATLANLEFMQFHPTCLYHPQAKNFLISEAVRGEGGVLRLRSGETFMERYHPRGCLAPRDVVARAIDAEMKRTGDEHVLLDISHRDPEFVRSRFPGIHAACLRYGIDITRDPIPVVPAAHYLCGGVWVDARGRSDVPGLYAVGEVACTGLHGANRLASNSLLEALVFATAAARDARVRARQAGPIDPPPPWEAGGSREPDEDVVVTQNWDEIRRTMWNYVGIVRTDRRLSRARRRVDLIHEEVRDHLRRYRPSADLLELRNLAQVADLMVRCAAHRRESRGLHYNADHPAPRDEWRRDTFVRREVP; encoded by the coding sequence ATGGAGCGTTTCGACTTTCTGGTGCTCGGCAGCGGGATCGGCGGGCTCACGTTCGCCCTGGAGGTGGCCGAGACCGGGACCGTGGGGGTGGTCACCAAGAAGGAGCGGGGGGAGTCCAACACCAACTACGCCCAGGGCGGCATCGCCGCCGTGTTGGACCCGGAGGACTCCTTCGAGTCCCACGTGGCCGACACCCTGGAGGCCGGGGCCGGGCTGTGCCACCGAGAGGTGGTGGAACGGGTGGTGCGGGAGGCGCCCGAGCACATCCGCCGGCTGGCCCGCTGGGGGGTCGAGTTCACCCCGGCGAAGCGAGCCGGGCTTGCCTTCGATCTGGGCCAGGAGGGCGGACACTCCCGCCGACGCATCGTGCACGCCCGGGACATGACCGGCCGCGAGGTGGAGCAGGCCCTGCTCCGCAGGGCCCGGGAGAGCGGGAGCATCCGGTTCTTCGAGAACCACTTCGCCGTCGACCTGATCCGGGACTCCGCAGGCCGGTGTGGGGGGGCCCACGTGCTCGCCGCCGACGGCCGGATCGTGCCGTTCCTGGCGCCGGTCACGTGCCTGGCCACCGGCGGCGCGGGCAAGGTGTACCTGTACACCTCCAACCCCGACATCGCCTCGGGCGACGGCCTGGCCATGGCCTACCGGGCCGGCGCAACCCTGGCGAACCTGGAGTTCATGCAGTTCCATCCCACCTGCCTGTACCACCCCCAGGCCAAGAACTTCCTGATCAGCGAGGCCGTGCGGGGCGAGGGCGGGGTGCTGAGGTTGCGCTCCGGCGAGACGTTCATGGAGCGATACCACCCCCGGGGCTGCCTGGCTCCCCGGGACGTGGTGGCCCGGGCCATCGACGCCGAGATGAAACGCACCGGCGACGAGCACGTGCTCCTGGACATCTCACACCGGGATCCCGAGTTCGTGCGCAGCCGGTTCCCGGGCATCCATGCGGCGTGCCTCCGGTACGGCATCGACATCACGCGGGACCCGATCCCGGTGGTGCCGGCGGCCCACTACCTGTGCGGCGGGGTCTGGGTGGACGCCCGCGGCCGGTCGGACGTGCCGGGGCTGTACGCGGTGGGCGAGGTGGCGTGCACCGGGCTCCACGGGGCCAACCGCCTCGCCAGCAACAGCCTGCTGGAGGCCCTGGTGTTCGCCACGGCGGCGGCCCGGGACGCGCGCGTCCGGGCCCGGCAGGCCGGGCCCATCGACCCGCCCCCGCCGTGGGAGGCAGGGGGCAGCCGGGAGCCCGACGAGGACGTGGTGGTCACCCAGAACTGGGACGAGATCCGCCGGACCATGTGGAACTACGTCGGGATCGTGCGCACCGACCGCCGCCTGTCCCGGGCCCGGCGCAGGGTCGATCTGATCCACGAGGAGGTCCGCGACCACCTGCGCAGGTACCGCCCCTCGGCCGACCTGCTGGAACTGCGGAACCTGGCCCAGGTGGCCGACCTGATGGTGCGGTGCGCCGCCCACCGCCGGGAGAGCCGGGGCCTCCACTACAACGCCGACCACCCCGCGCCCCGTGACGAGTGGCGACGCGACACCTTCGTGCGGAGGGAGGTGCCGTGA
- a CDS encoding response regulator yields the protein MKPRPYTESVLVVDDTEFMARVLADMLTGAGYRVLVALGGPEALKVYERELPDVVTLDVVMPGMDGIQVLRLLREIDPACRVIMVSAVGHEARVLEAVQLGARNYVLKPVDKDKLLGAVRRALDEY from the coding sequence GTGAAGCCCCGGCCGTACACGGAGTCGGTGCTGGTGGTGGACGACACCGAGTTCATGGCCCGGGTGCTGGCCGACATGCTCACCGGCGCCGGGTACCGGGTGCTGGTGGCCCTGGGCGGCCCCGAGGCCCTGAAGGTGTACGAACGCGAGCTCCCCGACGTCGTGACCCTGGACGTGGTCATGCCCGGTATGGACGGCATCCAGGTGTTGCGGCTGCTGCGCGAGATCGATCCGGCCTGCCGGGTGATCATGGTCTCGGCGGTGGGCCACGAGGCCAGGGTGCTCGAGGCCGTGCAGCTGGGGGCCCGGAACTACGTGCTCAAGCCCGTGGACAAGGACAAGCTCCTCGGCGCGGTGCGAAGGGCGCTGGACGAGTACTGA
- a CDS encoding DUF342 domain-containing protein, with product MAESLTIEARAGRVYLRVPHDPAPLSAVVRRLRQDLPGVAIDWVAVREAYLYGRGRAFPVAHRSAEAFRGEKAKIRFSDDGLTAYLILYPPKGRGARLTEEELGELVRAYGVPDELLDADALRRAFLRRSYLEPEGIARGRPPVDGHPSRVEWRGGAPVDPDAFLSALEAGADMAEPSLLVVEPGQAAGTFVPPGRGTPGLTVRGEPIPPRPGENRVRLGAGLGLAPDGRTVVAQAAGQVRFTDPERSQAYLMPVVRVASAQDLRRWRDEVIPATVVVEGDLEAPFPVRVLGDLEVRGSLIRSPVEVMGSLFTAAGVIQTRAVPLRVGGVVSAEFFERAHVIASVIHVRRYSMKGRLTALRAIWVAGGGACRGGLLEAGERIRAGELGSPNNLATEVSVARVRIIDPFRSAFSGWAALLSQQARTEGAPASLEAAADEWEARAQALPEPDPIRGRVEAEKVFPGVTVRVGTAVRKMENPVGRVEFTYERFGPHGRVAMQRKG from the coding sequence ATGGCGGAGAGCCTGACGATCGAGGCCAGGGCGGGGCGGGTGTATCTGCGGGTGCCGCACGACCCGGCCCCGTTGTCGGCGGTGGTGCGCAGGCTCCGGCAGGACCTGCCCGGGGTGGCCATCGACTGGGTGGCGGTGCGGGAGGCCTACCTGTACGGCCGGGGCCGGGCGTTTCCGGTGGCCCACCGTAGTGCCGAGGCGTTCCGCGGCGAGAAGGCCAAGATCCGGTTCTCCGACGACGGGCTGACCGCCTACCTGATCCTGTACCCGCCCAAGGGCCGGGGGGCCCGGCTCACGGAAGAGGAGCTGGGCGAACTCGTGCGCGCCTACGGCGTGCCCGACGAGCTCTTGGACGCCGACGCCCTGCGGCGGGCGTTCCTGCGGCGCAGCTACCTGGAGCCCGAGGGGATCGCCCGGGGCCGTCCGCCGGTGGACGGACACCCCTCTCGGGTGGAGTGGCGGGGCGGAGCCCCGGTGGATCCCGACGCGTTCCTGTCGGCCCTGGAGGCCGGCGCCGACATGGCAGAGCCCTCTCTGCTGGTGGTGGAGCCGGGGCAGGCCGCGGGCACCTTCGTGCCCCCGGGCCGGGGCACACCGGGGCTGACGGTGAGGGGGGAGCCGATCCCGCCCCGGCCGGGGGAGAACCGGGTGCGGCTGGGCGCGGGGCTGGGCTTGGCGCCCGACGGCCGCACGGTGGTGGCCCAGGCGGCAGGCCAGGTCCGATTCACCGACCCGGAGCGCTCGCAGGCGTACCTGATGCCGGTGGTGCGGGTGGCGTCGGCCCAGGACCTGCGGCGGTGGAGGGACGAGGTCATTCCCGCCACGGTGGTGGTGGAGGGGGACCTGGAGGCGCCGTTCCCGGTTCGGGTGCTGGGCGACCTGGAGGTCCGGGGCAGCCTGATCCGCTCCCCGGTGGAGGTGATGGGCTCCCTGTTCACGGCGGCCGGAGTGATCCAGACCCGTGCGGTGCCCCTCCGGGTGGGCGGCGTGGTGTCGGCCGAGTTCTTCGAACGGGCCCACGTGATCGCCTCGGTGATCCATGTCCGCCGATACTCCATGAAGGGCCGCCTCACCGCCCTTCGAGCGATCTGGGTGGCCGGCGGCGGGGCCTGCCGGGGCGGGCTCCTGGAGGCGGGCGAACGGATTCGGGCCGGGGAGCTCGGAAGCCCCAACAACCTGGCCACCGAGGTCTCGGTGGCACGGGTCCGGATCATCGACCCGTTCCGGTCCGCCTTCTCCGGCTGGGCCGCCTTGCTCTCCCAACAGGCCCGAACCGAGGGAGCCCCCGCCTCCCTGGAAGCGGCCGCGGACGAGTGGGAAGCCCGGGCCCAGGCCCTGCCCGAACCCGATCCGATCCGAGGCCGGGTCGAGGCGGAAAAGGTGTTCCCCGGGGTCACGGTGCGGGTGGGCACGGCCGTGCGGAAGATGGAGAACCCGGTGGGCCGGGTCGAGTTCACCTACGAGCGGTTCGGCCCCCACGGCCGGGTCGCCATGCAGCGCAAGGGCTGA